The Chryseobacterium indicum genome includes a window with the following:
- a CDS encoding type 1 glutamine amidotransferase domain-containing protein encodes MEKVKEVNSYVHFHGAPVKGKILMVASSPSVSKQTNWPIGFWAAELTHPLKVFQEAGYEVELVSTEGGKLEMDGYSNPLDESGYSAHDVISLGYMQKTDFNEMLENTRKLTEVNAKDYDAVFLVGGQGPMYTFRGNKDLEQLFVNFYESGKPSAAVCHSTTLLLEAKKSNGELLVKGKTWTGFADAEEEFADQAVGMKIQPYRIEEEARKLQGTTFKVAAPFSSYAIQDGNLITGQQQNSGAAAAELVVELLSK; translated from the coding sequence ATGGAAAAAGTAAAAGAAGTAAATAGCTATGTTCATTTTCACGGAGCTCCCGTAAAAGGTAAAATTCTGATGGTGGCAAGCTCGCCGAGTGTGAGTAAACAGACCAATTGGCCAATCGGTTTCTGGGCAGCAGAATTAACTCATCCTTTAAAAGTCTTTCAGGAAGCAGGTTACGAAGTGGAACTGGTTTCAACAGAAGGAGGAAAACTGGAAATGGACGGCTATTCCAATCCTTTGGACGAAAGCGGTTATTCTGCTCATGATGTAATTTCTTTAGGGTACATGCAGAAAACTGACTTTAACGAGATGCTTGAAAATACAAGAAAACTGACTGAAGTTAATGCAAAAGATTATGATGCGGTTTTTCTGGTTGGCGGACAGGGACCAATGTACACTTTCAGAGGAAATAAAGATCTGGAACAATTATTTGTGAATTTCTATGAAAGCGGAAAGCCGAGCGCAGCGGTTTGTCATTCAACAACTTTATTATTGGAAGCTAAAAAATCAAACGGTGAATTGCTTGTAAAAGGAAAAACATGGACCGGTTTTGCTGACGCAGAAGAAGAATTTGCAGATCAGGCGGTCGGAATGAAAATTCAGCCGTACAGAATTGAAGAAGAAGCTAGAAAATTACAGGGAACAACATTTAAAGTGGCGGCTCCGTTTAGTTCTTACGCTATTCAGGACGGGAATTTAATTACCGGGCAACAGCAGAATTCGGGAGCGGCTGCTGCAGAATTAGTAGTAGAACTTTTAAGTAAATAA
- a CDS encoding flavin monoamine oxidase family protein, with product MQRRKFIKNTLAGLPLIFLAPSLLANSCSSEDETETPNGKSVIVIGAGISGLAAAKKLKEKGFEVTVLEAQEKVGGRLRTNRSLGIPFDEGASWIHGINGNPITNLAQQAGMQTFETVDDSRKSYDIGGILRSATVFDNTETEYYNILSTLKNSGNPAQSFQTVFQNLYPDKFNNRLWKFFLSTYFTFDRGDLDKVSSVLYDEGEEFGGVEKIATNGYDTIASFLSSGLNIRLNERVSKIDYSNAKIKITHNGSISEADYVIVSVPLGVLKANKIEFLPSLPAAKQNAIQKVGMNCVNKFLLTWNTAFWDDVQYISYTPEIRDKFNYFVNVKKFSPNANALMTFAYADYARQTETMSDSQVISEIMSHLKDIYGNSIPNPVNLLRTKWQNNENSFGSYSYTAVGTEMSHFDDLAEEVNDRLFFAGEHTEADYFSTAHGAYLSGIREAEKIIALL from the coding sequence ATGCAACGCAGAAAATTTATTAAGAATACTTTAGCAGGTCTTCCCCTTATATTTTTAGCACCTTCTTTGCTGGCAAACTCATGTTCTTCGGAAGATGAAACTGAAACTCCTAACGGAAAATCTGTCATCGTTATTGGTGCGGGAATTTCCGGTCTTGCTGCAGCCAAAAAATTGAAAGAAAAAGGCTTTGAGGTTACAGTTTTAGAAGCTCAGGAAAAAGTGGGAGGCAGACTGAGAACCAACCGAAGTCTGGGAATTCCTTTTGATGAGGGAGCAAGCTGGATTCACGGAATTAATGGCAACCCGATAACAAATCTTGCGCAGCAGGCAGGAATGCAGACTTTTGAAACGGTTGATGACAGCAGGAAATCTTACGATATTGGTGGGATTCTTCGTTCTGCTACTGTTTTTGATAATACAGAAACCGAATATTACAATATTCTTTCCACTTTAAAAAACAGCGGAAATCCGGCGCAAAGCTTTCAGACCGTTTTTCAAAATTTATATCCGGATAAATTCAACAACAGGCTATGGAAATTTTTTCTTTCTACCTACTTCACTTTCGACAGGGGAGATCTGGATAAGGTTTCTTCCGTGCTCTATGATGAAGGAGAAGAATTTGGAGGAGTAGAAAAAATAGCAACCAATGGTTATGATACGATTGCCAGTTTTTTATCTTCAGGATTGAATATCAGACTCAATGAAAGAGTTAGCAAAATAGATTACAGCAATGCCAAAATAAAGATAACCCATAACGGAAGTATTTCAGAGGCAGATTATGTAATTGTAAGTGTTCCGTTGGGTGTTTTAAAAGCTAATAAAATTGAATTTCTTCCTTCACTTCCTGCTGCAAAGCAAAACGCTATCCAAAAAGTCGGAATGAACTGTGTAAATAAATTTCTTTTGACATGGAACACCGCTTTTTGGGATGATGTACAGTATATTTCTTACACACCGGAAATTAGAGATAAGTTTAATTATTTTGTAAATGTAAAAAAATTCAGTCCCAATGCAAATGCTTTAATGACATTTGCCTACGCAGATTATGCAAGACAAACAGAGACAATGTCAGATTCTCAGGTTATCTCAGAAATTATGAGCCATCTGAAAGATATTTACGGAAACAGCATTCCGAATCCGGTAAATTTGCTTCGTACCAAATGGCAGAACAATGAAAATTCTTTCGGTTCCTATTCCTATACAGCAGTCGGTACAGAAATGTCTCATTTTGATGATTTGGCAGAAGAGGTAAACGACAGGCTTTTTTTTGCCGGAGAGCATACGGAAGCAGATTATTTTTCAACGGCTCACGGCGCTTACTTAAGCGGAATTCGGGAAGCTGAAAAAATTATAGCACTGCTTTAA
- a CDS encoding ABC1 kinase family protein, whose amino-acid sequence MFDKQQRKLKRSARLISVLSKYGFKDLLARMNGGNKEEIPVNSDEVVSKGTVYERIRLVLEELGPTFVKLGQSFSNREDLLPPELLQELQKLQDKVETVEMNVEEILENEFSMSVKDHFADIQKQPLATASIAQVYKAKLIDGTEVILKIRKSDVQSVIEDDLLLIKDLEKLVSSYSEIGEKLNLKQAISTFEKSLLEEVSLINEKENILQFRRNFKNSKETYVPNVYEEFSNNNVLCMEFIDGIKVTDTASLLQYDIDPVNISETGLRLFVSQILDYGFFHADPHAGNILVKKDGKVVFIDFGAVGKIPPNDKEVLENLIVSFVAKNPHKIVRYLKKMAISYEIPDERRFENDVEDILNFVHSTSLKEINAQVIINKMKDVLKDNRLQMPDYFYLLFKGISLIEGVGRTINQDLDVVKSLHPYTKKIFTKKISPKNIVKTGMDRMLMFTDSVDEIPKELRSVLQKLDENKFTVSSEIKNIEKTNQLIKSSIINLILAMVLGANIIATAIVFTSESGPRIGELSLVAVLGFIFSVFLVIVILLRVTRK is encoded by the coding sequence ATGTTCGATAAACAGCAAAGAAAATTAAAAAGATCTGCCCGGTTAATTTCCGTGTTAAGCAAATACGGCTTCAAAGATCTGTTGGCAAGAATGAACGGGGGAAATAAAGAGGAAATTCCAGTCAATTCCGATGAAGTCGTATCAAAAGGAACTGTTTACGAAAGAATCCGGCTCGTTTTGGAAGAACTGGGACCAACTTTTGTAAAGCTCGGACAGTCTTTCAGCAACAGAGAAGATCTTCTTCCGCCGGAACTTCTTCAGGAACTGCAGAAACTTCAGGACAAAGTGGAAACGGTTGAAATGAATGTGGAAGAAATACTGGAAAACGAATTCAGTATGTCGGTGAAAGATCATTTTGCGGATATTCAGAAACAGCCTTTGGCAACAGCATCGATTGCGCAGGTTTATAAAGCAAAATTAATTGATGGAACAGAGGTTATTCTGAAAATTAGAAAATCAGATGTTCAGTCTGTGATTGAAGACGATTTACTGCTCATCAAAGATCTGGAAAAACTGGTCTCTTCTTATTCCGAAATAGGAGAGAAGCTCAATCTGAAACAGGCGATTTCCACCTTTGAAAAATCTTTACTGGAAGAAGTTTCCCTGATTAATGAAAAGGAAAACATCCTGCAGTTCAGAAGAAATTTTAAAAACAGCAAAGAAACCTACGTTCCGAATGTCTATGAAGAATTTTCTAACAATAATGTTCTTTGTATGGAATTTATTGATGGGATTAAAGTAACGGATACTGCATCTCTTTTACAATACGATATTGATCCTGTAAATATTTCCGAAACAGGTCTCAGACTTTTTGTTTCACAGATTTTAGACTATGGTTTTTTCCATGCAGATCCTCACGCGGGAAATATTTTGGTAAAAAAAGACGGAAAAGTAGTTTTTATTGATTTCGGTGCGGTCGGAAAAATTCCGCCGAATGATAAAGAAGTCCTTGAAAATCTTATTGTAAGTTTTGTTGCCAAAAATCCACATAAAATAGTACGTTATCTGAAGAAAATGGCGATCAGTTATGAGATTCCGGATGAAAGAAGATTTGAAAATGATGTGGAAGATATTCTGAATTTCGTTCACAGCACCTCTCTGAAAGAAATTAATGCACAGGTTATCATCAATAAAATGAAAGATGTGCTGAAAGATAACCGTCTTCAGATGCCGGATTACTTTTATCTTTTGTTCAAAGGAATCAGTCTTATTGAAGGAGTGGGAAGAACTATAAATCAGGACTTGGATGTGGTAAAAAGTCTCCATCCTTACACCAAAAAAATATTTACCAAAAAAATAAGTCCGAAAAATATTGTAAAAACAGGAATGGACAGAATGCTCATGTTTACAGACAGTGTAGATGAAATTCCCAAAGAACTGCGTTCTGTTTTACAGAAATTAGACGAAAATAAATTCACCGTTTCCAGCGAAATCAAAAATATAGAAAAGACGAACCAACTGATAAAATCAAGCATCATTAATCTTATTCTGGCAATGGTTTTAGGCGCAAATATCATTGCAACGGCAATTGTATTTACTTCAGAATCTGGTCCGAGAATCGGGGAATTGTCTTTGGTAGCCGTTTTAGGATTTATCTTTTCTGTATTTTTAGTAATTGTTATTTTACTGAGGGTTACGAGGAAATAA
- the guaA gene encoding glutamine-hydrolyzing GMP synthase: protein MNNGIIILDFGSQYNQLIGRRIREIGVYSEILPFNTPLETLLEKQPRGIILSGGPSSVNAENAHLVEKELYEQGIPVLGICYGMQLTAHLLGGKVHKGVKGEYGKAHLEIVKESSLLKGVTNNSVVWMSHFDEVGELPAGFELNAKSGVIASISNEDKKIYCVQFHPEVSHTEEGGKMLENFVFGICNAEKNWKLTNYIEKTVAEIREKVGDQKVILGLSGGVDSSVAAVLIHRAIGDQLTCIFVDTGLLRKDEGKKVMDNYGEHFHMNIKLVDASERFLSKLAGVDDPEAKRKIIGNEFIHVFDEESHKIEGAKFLAQGTIYPDVIESQSVNGPSAVIKSHHNVGGLPEDMEFELLEPLRELFKDEVRKVGEELGIPHHLVHRHPFPGPGLGIRVLGAVDAEKVRILQEADDIFIEELYKNDLYEKVSQAFVVLLPVKSVGVMGDERTYEYTAVVRSANTIDFMTATWSRLPYEFLDTVSSRIINEVRGINRVAYDISSKPPATIEWE, encoded by the coding sequence ATGAACAACGGTATTATCATATTAGATTTCGGATCACAGTACAACCAGCTTATCGGAAGAAGAATCCGTGAGATCGGCGTATATTCTGAAATTTTACCATTCAATACACCATTAGAAACACTGTTAGAGAAACAGCCGAGAGGAATTATTCTTTCCGGCGGACCAAGTTCTGTAAATGCAGAAAATGCCCATTTGGTTGAAAAAGAATTATACGAGCAGGGAATTCCTGTTCTGGGAATTTGCTACGGAATGCAGTTAACAGCACACCTTTTAGGCGGAAAAGTTCATAAAGGCGTAAAAGGAGAGTACGGAAAAGCACACCTTGAAATCGTAAAAGAATCGTCTTTATTAAAAGGTGTTACCAATAATTCTGTGGTTTGGATGAGCCATTTCGATGAAGTGGGAGAATTACCTGCCGGTTTTGAGTTAAACGCAAAATCCGGTGTAATTGCTTCGATTTCCAATGAAGATAAAAAAATCTACTGTGTACAGTTCCACCCGGAAGTTTCCCACACCGAAGAAGGAGGGAAAATGCTGGAAAATTTCGTTTTCGGAATCTGTAATGCAGAGAAAAACTGGAAACTAACCAATTATATCGAAAAAACCGTTGCGGAGATCCGTGAAAAAGTGGGAGATCAGAAAGTAATTCTTGGACTTTCAGGAGGAGTAGACTCTTCTGTAGCGGCAGTGTTAATTCACCGTGCAATTGGCGACCAGTTGACTTGCATCTTCGTAGATACAGGTTTACTGAGAAAAGACGAAGGCAAAAAAGTAATGGACAATTATGGAGAGCATTTCCATATGAACATTAAATTAGTGGATGCTTCCGAAAGATTTTTATCAAAATTAGCCGGAGTAGATGATCCTGAAGCCAAAAGAAAAATCATCGGAAACGAGTTTATTCACGTTTTTGATGAAGAATCTCATAAAATTGAAGGAGCTAAATTCTTAGCACAGGGAACAATTTATCCGGATGTAATTGAAAGTCAGTCGGTAAATGGTCCTTCTGCGGTAATTAAATCGCACCATAACGTTGGCGGACTTCCTGAAGATATGGAATTCGAATTGCTTGAGCCTCTGAGAGAATTATTCAAAGATGAAGTAAGAAAAGTGGGCGAAGAATTGGGAATTCCTCATCATCTGGTTCACAGACATCCTTTCCCGGGCCCGGGATTGGGAATCAGAGTTTTGGGAGCAGTTGATGCAGAAAAAGTAAGAATTTTGCAGGAAGCAGATGATATTTTCATTGAAGAATTATACAAAAACGATTTGTATGAAAAAGTTTCTCAGGCTTTCGTGGTGCTTCTTCCGGTAAAATCAGTAGGCGTAATGGGCGATGAAAGAACATACGAATACACAGCAGTCGTTCGTTCCGCAAACACCATCGACTTCATGACCGCAACGTGGAGCAGACTTCCTTACGAATTTTTAGACACCGTTTCAAGCAGAATCATCAACGAAGTAAGAGGCATCAACAGAGTAGCTTATGATATTTCAAGCAAACCACCTGCAACTATTGAGTGGGAATAA
- a CDS encoding carbon-nitrogen hydrolase family protein has protein sequence MQIETRPLTVQDYDELVVTMKRAYPQMSEYVWSKKSIEKLTRIFPKGQICITVDGKLAAVALSIIVNYDEFGDDHTYSDITGNYTFNTHLSTGNVLYGIEVFVDPEFRELRLGRRLYDARKELCELLNLRSIVLGGRIPNYHKHSDLSPREYIRRVRDKEIYDPVLSFQLSNNFLPIRVLKKYLPEDESSKENAVLLQWNNIYYSKKPNTMQDSIIRLGLVQWQMRHFKDVNAFYEQVEFFVNVMGDYKSDFVLFPELFNTPLLAPFNKLSERDSMIELAKLTEEIKMKISDLAISYNVNIISGSMPVFENNDLYNVSYLLHRDGRVDEYRKIHITPNEKKYYGMKGGNEIRVFDTDCGKIGLVICYDVEFPELPRILADQGMKILFVPYLTDTQNAYMRVRHCAAARAIENECYVAIAGCVGNLPGVNNMDIQFGQAAVFTPSDFAFPSNAVKGEATPNTEMTLIVDVDLNLLKDLHHHGSVQVMKDRRKDLYETYLK, from the coding sequence ATGCAAATAGAAACAAGACCATTAACGGTTCAGGATTATGATGAATTGGTCGTTACCATGAAGAGAGCTTATCCCCAAATGTCGGAATACGTCTGGTCTAAAAAAAGTATCGAAAAACTTACCCGGATATTTCCTAAAGGACAAATCTGCATTACGGTAGACGGAAAACTCGCAGCGGTCGCCCTTTCCATTATTGTGAATTATGACGAATTTGGCGACGATCACACCTACAGTGATATTACAGGAAATTATACTTTTAACACCCACCTTTCAACAGGAAATGTCTTATATGGGATCGAAGTCTTTGTAGATCCGGAATTCCGTGAACTGCGTCTCGGAAGAAGACTGTATGATGCGAGAAAAGAACTCTGCGAATTACTGAATCTAAGATCAATTGTTTTAGGCGGAAGAATACCCAATTATCATAAACACAGCGATTTATCGCCCAGAGAATACATCAGAAGAGTTCGCGATAAAGAAATTTATGATCCGGTTCTGTCTTTTCAGCTTTCCAATAACTTTTTACCGATCAGGGTTTTAAAGAAATATTTGCCGGAGGACGAATCATCCAAAGAAAACGCAGTTTTACTCCAATGGAACAATATTTATTACAGCAAAAAACCAAACACCATGCAGGACAGCATTATTCGTTTGGGATTGGTTCAATGGCAGATGAGACATTTTAAAGATGTAAATGCTTTTTATGAGCAGGTTGAGTTCTTTGTTAACGTAATGGGCGATTATAAGTCGGATTTTGTATTATTTCCTGAACTGTTCAATACCCCTTTGTTGGCTCCATTCAACAAACTTTCTGAAAGAGACAGCATGATTGAACTGGCGAAATTAACAGAAGAAATCAAGATGAAAATCTCCGATTTGGCGATCAGTTATAATGTCAATATCATTTCCGGAAGTATGCCGGTTTTCGAAAATAATGATCTCTACAATGTAAGTTACCTTCTTCACAGAGACGGCAGAGTAGATGAATACAGGAAAATTCATATCACACCCAACGAGAAAAAATATTACGGAATGAAAGGCGGAAACGAAATCCGTGTTTTCGATACCGACTGCGGAAAAATTGGTCTGGTAATTTGCTACGATGTTGAATTTCCTGAGCTTCCGAGGATTCTAGCCGATCAGGGAATGAAAATTCTTTTTGTGCCTTACCTTACAGATACCCAGAATGCGTATATGCGTGTTCGCCATTGCGCAGCGGCGAGAGCAATCGAAAACGAATGTTATGTGGCGATTGCAGGTTGCGTAGGAAACCTTCCCGGAGTTAATAATATGGATATTCAGTTTGGTCAGGCTGCGGTTTTTACCCCTTCAGATTTTGCGTTTCCGTCGAATGCAGTGAAAGGAGAAGCCACCCCGAATACGGAAATGACTTTAATTGTGGATGTCGATCTGAATTTATTGAAAGATCTGCATCATCACGGTTCCGTTCAGGTCATGAAAGATCGGAGAAAAGATTTGTACGAAACATACCTAAAATAG
- a CDS encoding winged helix-turn-helix transcriptional regulator, with the protein MPDFVSDKHLFHNPVEFAMSKIGGTYKMPILWRLKDKAWRYSELANSIPHISDRMLSKSLKELLEDGFISKEIFPEVPPRTEYNITERGKKAVEIISTLRNYGFELMKDFGIEEK; encoded by the coding sequence ATGCCTGATTTTGTTTCGGATAAGCACCTTTTTCACAATCCTGTTGAATTTGCCATGAGCAAAATAGGCGGAACCTATAAAATGCCTATTCTCTGGCGTCTGAAAGACAAAGCATGGCGTTACTCCGAATTGGCTAACAGCATTCCTCATATTTCAGACAGGATGCTTTCTAAAAGTTTAAAAGAATTGCTGGAAGACGGCTTTATTTCCAAAGAAATATTTCCGGAAGTTCCTCCAAGAACAGAATACAACATTACAGAACGCGGTAAAAAAGCTGTAGAAATTATTTCAACTTTAAGAAATTACGGATTTGAGCTGATGAAAGATTTTGGCATTGAAGAAAAATAA
- a CDS encoding NADPH-dependent F420 reductase has protein sequence MNIAIIGSGNVGGALAQKWIKAGHNVLIGAQFPLSEKNISLATKIGEDRFAVIENAVKQCEVILIATPPTAIFEVIEQLGDVSGKVIIDATNAVMKSPEPYKTVYHALADKTNAEIVKCFNTTGFENMLDPIYNGEGIDMFMAGDSEKAKEVAKRLALDCGFASCTDFGKADKVELLEKFALSWINLAIMQGYGRDMAFKILKR, from the coding sequence ATGAATATAGCAATCATCGGCTCCGGAAATGTAGGCGGAGCTTTGGCTCAAAAGTGGATAAAAGCGGGACATAACGTTTTGATAGGCGCACAGTTTCCTTTGAGTGAAAAAAATATTTCCCTTGCAACAAAAATCGGGGAAGATCGCTTTGCTGTGATCGAAAATGCGGTGAAGCAGTGTGAAGTAATTCTTATCGCAACACCTCCAACGGCGATTTTTGAAGTGATTGAACAGTTAGGCGATGTTTCGGGAAAAGTAATTATTGATGCTACCAATGCAGTAATGAAGTCTCCGGAACCTTATAAAACAGTGTATCATGCTTTGGCAGATAAAACCAACGCAGAAATCGTAAAATGTTTTAACACAACAGGTTTTGAAAATATGCTCGATCCGATATACAATGGTGAAGGAATCGATATGTTTATGGCAGGAGACAGCGAAAAAGCAAAAGAAGTCGCTAAAAGGCTTGCCTTGGATTGTGGTTTCGCTTCCTGTACAGACTTTGGAAAAGCGGATAAAGTAGAACTGCTGGAAAAATTTGCACTTTCGTGGATCAATCTCGCCATTATGCAGGGGTACGGAAGAGATATGGCTTTTAAGATTTTGAAAAGATAA
- a CDS encoding bacteriocin-like protein, translating to MKNLKKVSREQMKSIAGSGFIRNCSNKCCPDDGRPRCPGLICPAVLCPN from the coding sequence ATGAAAAATTTAAAGAAAGTTTCAAGAGAACAAATGAAAAGTATCGCAGGAAGCGGATTTATCAGAAACTGCTCTAATAAGTGCTGTCCTGATGATGGAAGACCAAGATGTCCCGGATTAATCTGTCCGGCTGTTTTGTGCCCGAATTAG
- a CDS encoding pirin family protein, with amino-acid sequence MFTINKASERQKAGQGDFHINIVIPGRNTADHDLGFYNLGRFDDAHLKPGAFVGMHPHKNDEILTLMRSGTMLHKDSTGKEIAVTPENLMLMNAGSGIYHEESIPAERFTEDVRLLQIFIRPENEDDLPQVQFANAGKLIKNEWRLVAGVKGSNASLEIKSNILVYDMEAEKNNIRLPDSYFENSVYFIYIFDGKLSVNETFLQQGDSIILDNNSQILSVDETCTMVCFEIDKNSKFTRNGMYSGMKR; translated from the coding sequence ATGTTCACAATAAATAAAGCTTCTGAAAGACAAAAAGCCGGACAAGGGGATTTTCATATTAATATTGTAATTCCCGGAAGAAATACGGCTGATCATGATCTTGGATTTTATAATTTAGGCAGATTTGATGATGCTCATCTTAAACCGGGCGCATTTGTAGGGATGCATCCTCACAAAAATGACGAAATACTTACGCTGATGCGAAGCGGTACAATGCTGCACAAAGACAGCACGGGTAAGGAAATCGCAGTAACACCGGAGAATTTAATGCTGATGAATGCAGGAAGCGGTATTTATCACGAAGAAAGTATTCCTGCTGAGAGATTTACAGAAGATGTACGGCTTTTGCAGATTTTTATAAGACCTGAGAACGAAGACGATCTGCCACAGGTACAGTTTGCCAATGCCGGAAAATTAATCAAGAATGAATGGCGGCTCGTAGCAGGCGTAAAAGGCAGTAATGCATCGCTTGAAATCAAAAGCAATATTTTGGTGTATGATATGGAAGCGGAAAAAAACAACATCAGATTACCCGATTCGTATTTTGAAAACTCTGTTTATTTTATTTATATTTTCGACGGGAAACTGAGTGTAAATGAAACTTTCCTGCAGCAAGGCGACAGCATTATTCTTGATAATAACTCTCAAATTTTATCTGTAGATGAAACCTGCACAATGGTTTGTTTTGAAATTGACAAAAACTCAAAGTTTACAAGAAACGGAATGTATAGCGGAATGAAAAGATAA
- the purD gene encoding phosphoribosylamine--glycine ligase, translating to MRILIIGEGGRESALAAKLQNDPRISKMFFANGNATTDVIGKNVHLSEIKELRDFAIKEKVDLTIVGPEAPLVAGLKDEFKKHDLKVFGPNQKVASLEGSKAFSKKFMQTYDIKTAKAVVFDSYNEAKEYVQTHQFPLVVKASGLAGGKGVVICDTLEEAEATIHDFMIRRIHGDAGIRLVIEEYLEGFEASIIAFSNGEKLFPCIAAKDYKKAGNGDTGPNTGGMGTVAPSPEFTQEHYADFEKNILEPTIKGLKGEGFSFKGIIFFGLMVTKNGTYLLEYNMRFGDPETQVLMALMENNLLDVIQDCMDGKDIELKFKDEKAVCLVMCSGGYPRNIETGFEIVGEDKLKYSKLLYAGAIRKGDKVVSNGGRVLNIVATGATYEDARKKVYEDAGHVHFDYGFYREDIGKF from the coding sequence ATGAGAATATTAATCATAGGTGAAGGTGGAAGAGAATCTGCTTTGGCAGCAAAACTTCAGAATGACCCAAGAATTTCTAAAATGTTTTTCGCCAACGGAAACGCTACCACTGATGTTATTGGAAAAAATGTTCATTTATCAGAGATTAAAGAACTTAGAGATTTTGCCATCAAAGAAAAGGTAGACTTAACGATCGTTGGTCCCGAAGCACCGCTTGTAGCAGGCTTAAAGGACGAATTCAAAAAGCACGACCTTAAAGTTTTTGGTCCGAATCAGAAAGTTGCAAGCTTGGAAGGAAGTAAGGCTTTCTCTAAGAAATTTATGCAGACCTATGATATCAAAACGGCAAAAGCAGTAGTATTTGATTCTTATAATGAAGCTAAAGAATATGTTCAGACACACCAGTTTCCTTTGGTTGTTAAAGCAAGCGGTTTAGCGGGCGGAAAAGGAGTGGTAATCTGCGATACTCTGGAAGAAGCTGAAGCAACGATTCATGATTTTATGATCAGAAGAATTCATGGAGATGCCGGAATCCGTTTGGTGATCGAAGAATATTTAGAAGGATTTGAAGCCTCTATTATCGCTTTTTCAAACGGCGAAAAATTATTTCCTTGTATCGCTGCAAAAGACTACAAAAAAGCCGGAAATGGCGATACGGGACCGAATACAGGAGGAATGGGAACCGTAGCTCCAAGCCCGGAATTTACTCAGGAACACTACGCAGATTTCGAAAAAAATATCTTAGAACCTACCATTAAAGGTCTTAAAGGAGAAGGGTTCAGCTTCAAAGGAATCATTTTCTTCGGATTAATGGTAACGAAAAACGGAACCTATCTTTTAGAATACAACATGAGATTCGGAGATCCTGAAACGCAGGTTTTAATGGCTTTAATGGAAAACAATCTTCTGGATGTTATTCAGGATTGTATGGACGGAAAAGACATCGAGCTTAAATTTAAAGACGAAAAAGCAGTTTGCCTTGTGATGTGTTCAGGAGGTTACCCGAGAAACATCGAAACAGGTTTCGAAATCGTGGGCGAAGATAAACTGAAATACAGCAAACTTTTATACGCAGGAGCCATCAGAAAAGGAGACAAAGTAGTTTCTAACGGTGGAAGAGTACTGAACATCGTAGCTACAGGAGCAACGTATGAAGATGCCCGCAAAAAAGTGTACGAAGATGCAGGTCATGTACATTTCGATTACGGCTTCTACAGAGAAGACATCGGAAAGTTTTAA
- a CDS encoding OsmC family protein → MQIKRKSTAVWSGTGKDGKGNLTTQSTVLKETQYGFNSRFADGIGTNPEELIAAAHAGCFSMKLAFNLQAAGFSADELKTDCEIILEDGSIIQSNITLAAKVSGIEADKFEELVKDAEVNCPVSKLLNAKITVNFTLN, encoded by the coding sequence ATGCAGATCAAAAGAAAATCAACCGCAGTGTGGAGCGGAACAGGAAAAGACGGAAAAGGAAACCTTACCACGCAAAGTACAGTTTTAAAAGAAACCCAATATGGTTTTAATTCCCGTTTTGCAGACGGAATCGGAACGAATCCTGAAGAACTGATTGCTGCAGCTCATGCCGGTTGCTTCAGTATGAAACTGGCTTTTAATTTACAGGCTGCAGGTTTTTCGGCAGATGAATTGAAAACTGATTGTGAAATTATTCTGGAAGACGGAAGCATTATTCAGTCTAACATTACTTTGGCAGCAAAAGTTTCCGGAATTGAAGCTGATAAATTTGAGGAGCTTGTAAAAGATGCGGAAGTCAATTGTCCGGTTTCTAAACTGCTGAATGCAAAAATTACCGTAAATTTCACGTTAAACTAA